A section of the Geoalkalibacter sp. genome encodes:
- a CDS encoding GGDEF domain-containing response regulator encodes MASATSLILGESAQQRQAISEILQPTGLFAGNLEASSEREALLRIKHQEVAAICYAADHPAKSEFRWLRLFQKQSDLRDIPVFLFTEEDDEQTRILGLNSGADDCLTFSMSSGEAAARIRRHLLLRQNFLALRRAKDELARQAMTDPLTGLGNRRLFLQALEAEISRMNRTGEKFSLLMLDLDHFKKVNDSFGHQAGDAVLLALADILRGGLRKSDTLCRLGGEEFAVIMPGANLVDAARVAQRIRGKVAGISIPNWPTLSVTISIGIRCVKHSCPAETMIAEADQALYRAKCLGRNRVEVFSEKHFRPTGRPAAEALSLLAAAGNA; translated from the coding sequence ATGGCATCGGCGACCAGTTTGATTCTCGGCGAATCGGCTCAGCAGCGTCAGGCCATTTCTGAAATTCTCCAGCCGACGGGGCTGTTCGCGGGCAATCTGGAGGCATCCTCCGAGCGGGAGGCTTTGCTGCGCATCAAGCACCAGGAGGTCGCGGCCATCTGTTACGCGGCGGATCATCCCGCGAAAAGCGAATTTCGCTGGCTGCGCCTTTTCCAGAAACAATCGGATCTTCGCGATATCCCCGTCTTTCTGTTCACCGAGGAGGACGATGAGCAAACCCGCATCCTCGGACTCAATTCCGGCGCCGATGACTGCCTGACGTTCAGCATGTCGAGCGGCGAGGCGGCGGCACGCATTCGGCGGCATCTGCTGTTAAGGCAAAACTTCCTGGCCCTGCGCCGCGCCAAGGACGAACTCGCCCGGCAGGCCATGACCGATCCCCTCACCGGCCTTGGCAACCGGCGCCTCTTCCTTCAGGCTCTGGAAGCGGAAATTTCCCGCATGAACCGCACGGGAGAGAAGTTTTCCCTGCTCATGCTGGATCTGGATCACTTCAAGAAGGTCAACGACAGCTTTGGCCATCAGGCCGGCGATGCGGTGCTTCTCGCCCTGGCCGATATCCTGCGCGGCGGCTTGCGCAAGTCCGACACCCTATGCCGTCTCGGCGGGGAGGAATTCGCCGTGATCATGCCCGGCGCCAATCTGGTCGACGCGGCGCGGGTCGCGCAGCGCATCCGCGGCAAGGTGGCCGGCATCAGCATTCCGAACTGGCCGACATTGAGCGTCACCATCAGCATCGGCATCCGTTGCGTGAAGCACTCCTGCCCGGCCGAAACGATGATCGCCGAAGCCGATCAAGCACTGTATCGAGCCAAATGCCTGGGCCGCAACCGCGTCGAAGTTTTTTCCGAAAAGCACTTCCGCCCCACTGGTCGGCCCGCCGCCGAAGCATTAAGCCTGCTCGCCGCCGCCGGCAATGCCTGA
- the dmpI gene encoding 4-oxalocrotonate tautomerase DmpI gives MPIINIEGPAIKEMSVRRKLVEELTQAAVKAYGMPAEKIIVAIREVSPEQVAVGGVLIADRK, from the coding sequence ATGCCCATCATCAACATCGAAGGCCCCGCCATCAAGGAGATGTCCGTGCGGCGCAAACTCGTCGAAGAGCTGACCCAGGCGGCCGTCAAGGCTTACGGCATGCCGGCGGAAAAAATCATCGTCGCGATTCGCGAAGTCTCACCGGAACAAGTGGCCGTGGGCGGCGTGCTCATCGCCGATCGCAAGTAG
- a CDS encoding translation initiation factor Sui1: protein MTNSRPVYSSDQGRLCPGCGKARNACVCRKQEKPPVGDGIVRVQRETKGRGGKTVTVVRGLSFDEDQLKVLAGELKKRCGTGGTVRDWTIEIQGDHADLLVAELTRRGYKTKRAGG, encoded by the coding sequence ATGACCAATTCGCGACCCGTCTATTCCTCGGACCAAGGACGTCTCTGCCCCGGCTGCGGGAAGGCGCGGAATGCCTGCGTCTGCCGCAAACAGGAGAAACCCCCGGTAGGCGACGGTATTGTTCGGGTGCAGCGGGAAACCAAGGGCAGGGGAGGCAAGACCGTGACGGTGGTGCGGGGATTGTCGTTTGATGAGGACCAACTCAAGGTTTTGGCCGGTGAGCTGAAAAAACGCTGCGGAACGGGGGGCACGGTGCGCGATTGGACCATCGAGATCCAGGGCGATCATGCCGATCTGCTGGTAGCGGAGTTGACCAGGCGCGGTTACAAAACCAAGCGGGCGGGGGGCTGA
- a CDS encoding thiol-disulfide oxidoreductase DCC family protein, which yields MPEKPAFPLRVFYDGACSVCSREIEHYARLDREGRLIPMDISAADFDPQPYGISLERFMYELHAIDAQGRVYRGVESFWAIWQAFPHSTLFGLLGRVIRLPLINPLACLGYKIFARMRPYLPKRKRDCASGSCRIGKPK from the coding sequence ATGCCCGAAAAGCCCGCTTTTCCCTTGCGCGTTTTTTATGACGGCGCCTGTTCGGTCTGCTCGCGGGAGATCGAACACTATGCGCGGCTAGATCGAGAGGGGCGGCTGATTCCCATGGATATCAGCGCCGCCGATTTCGATCCCCAACCTTACGGCATATCCCTCGAGCGGTTCATGTACGAACTGCACGCCATCGACGCGCAGGGCCGGGTGTATCGCGGCGTCGAATCCTTCTGGGCCATCTGGCAGGCTTTTCCCCATTCCACCCTGTTCGGCCTGCTGGGCCGGGTGATCCGTTTGCCCCTCATCAATCCCCTGGCGTGTCTGGGCTACAAGATTTTCGCCCGCATGAGACCTTATCTGCCCAAGCGCAAGCGCGATTGCGCGTCGGGCAGCTGCCGCATCGGCAAACCCAAATGA
- the xthA gene encoding exodeoxyribonuclease III, which translates to MKLVSFNVNGLRSRLHQLQAVIDKHQPAIIGLQETKVQDADFPLADIEGLGYQVVYHGQKTHYGVALLSREKAQDVRFGFPGDGDEAQKRFISGRFSLPSGTDLHVINGYFPQGENREHPVKFPGKRRFYADLLAYLKEHCDPRTPLVVMGDFNIAPVDHDIGIGAENAKRWLRTGKTSFLPEEREWFQALRDWGLHDSFRELHPDIADRFSWFDYRSRGFEDEPKRGLRIDHILLTAPLLAGCREAGIDYEIRAMDKPSDHCPVWVDLSLD; encoded by the coding sequence ATGAAACTCGTCTCGTTCAACGTCAACGGTCTGCGTTCGCGCCTGCATCAGCTCCAAGCGGTCATCGACAAGCATCAGCCGGCCATCATCGGCCTGCAGGAAACCAAGGTGCAGGACGCCGACTTTCCCTTGGCCGACATCGAGGGGTTGGGCTACCAGGTGGTCTACCACGGCCAGAAAACCCATTACGGAGTGGCGCTCCTGTCGCGGGAGAAAGCCCAAGATGTTCGCTTTGGCTTTCCCGGCGACGGCGATGAAGCGCAGAAGCGCTTCATCAGCGGGCGGTTTTCCCTGCCCTCGGGCACCGACCTGCACGTCATCAACGGTTATTTTCCCCAGGGCGAAAATCGCGAGCACCCCGTCAAATTCCCCGGCAAGCGGCGCTTCTACGCTGATCTGCTCGCTTACCTCAAGGAGCATTGCGACCCGCGGACACCCCTGGTGGTGATGGGGGATTTCAATATCGCCCCCGTGGATCACGACATCGGCATCGGCGCGGAGAATGCCAAGCGCTGGCTGCGCACCGGCAAGACCAGCTTTCTTCCCGAGGAGCGCGAATGGTTTCAGGCCCTGCGGGATTGGGGCCTGCACGACAGCTTTCGCGAACTGCATCCCGACATCGCCGACCGGTTCAGCTGGTTTGATTACCGTAGCCGTGGCTTCGAGGATGAGCCCAAGCGCGGTCTGCGCATCGACCACATTCTCCTGACCGCGCCATTGCTGGCCGGCTGCCGGGAGGCGGGCATCGACTACGAGATCCGCGCCATGGACAAGCCTTCCGATCACTGCCCCGTGTGGGTCGATCTGAGCCTGGATTAG
- a CDS encoding bacteriohemerythrin: MRTTAFIQWTPAYSVGHSLLDRQHRFVIEVINELYQARIHLRSPGEFKAIFQRLGQYTKTHLAYEEKFLADHGYPEQAEHARLHQAMKIRILAIEQQNETGDVDISQELFDFLKDWWLTHILEEDMRYAKFFENRSG; this comes from the coding sequence ATGAGAACCACGGCCTTTATCCAGTGGACCCCCGCCTACAGTGTGGGTCACAGTCTGCTTGACCGCCAGCATCGCTTTGTCATCGAGGTCATCAACGAACTCTATCAAGCACGCATACATCTGCGATCGCCCGGGGAGTTCAAGGCGATATTCCAGAGGCTGGGCCAATACACCAAAACCCATCTGGCCTATGAGGAAAAATTTCTCGCCGACCACGGCTATCCCGAACAGGCGGAACACGCACGGCTGCACCAAGCCATGAAAATCCGGATTCTTGCAATTGAACAACAAAATGAAACCGGCGACGTGGATATTTCCCAGGAACTTTTTGACTTCCTCAAGGACTGGTGGTTGACTCATATCCTGGAAGAAGATATGAGGTACGCGAAGTTTTTCGAGAACCGCTCAGGTTGA
- a CDS encoding response regulator produces MNNAVLIVDDEKQVIQAIERALYDEDISVMGATCAEDAEELLERHPFKVVISDQCMPGMEGSEFLGLVSLRHPEIVRIMLTGHATLPGIMDAVNRGEIYRFFTKPWDDLELRFALRSAIEKYDLEARVRRLMMVARRQTLHLRRLEMEHPGMTRFQDSEDIQDLLKLDDGKIADLLRELDVEIGGSEPPLPTKPSES; encoded by the coding sequence ATGAACAATGCCGTACTGATCGTTGATGATGAAAAACAGGTGATTCAAGCCATCGAGCGCGCCCTCTACGATGAGGACATCAGCGTCATGGGCGCGACCTGCGCCGAGGACGCGGAAGAGTTGCTGGAACGCCATCCCTTTAAGGTCGTGATTTCCGATCAGTGCATGCCGGGCATGGAAGGCAGTGAATTTCTCGGCCTTGTCAGCCTGCGCCATCCCGAGATCGTGCGCATCATGTTGACGGGTCACGCAACCTTGCCCGGCATCATGGACGCGGTCAACCGGGGTGAAATTTACCGATTTTTCACCAAACCCTGGGATGATCTGGAACTGCGCTTCGCCTTGCGTTCCGCCATCGAGAAATACGACCTGGAGGCTCGCGTGCGGCGCCTGATGATGGTCGCCCGTCGTCAGACCCTGCATCTGCGCCGGTTGGAAATGGAGCACCCCGGGATGACGCGCTTTCAGGACAGCGAAGACATTCAGGATCTGCTCAAGCTCGACGATGGAAAAATTGCCGATCTGCTGCGCGAACTCGATGTCGAAATCGGCGGGAGCGAGCCGCCTCTGCCAACCAAACCATCGGAATCATAA